A region of Carassius gibelio isolate Cgi1373 ecotype wild population from Czech Republic chromosome B11, carGib1.2-hapl.c, whole genome shotgun sequence DNA encodes the following proteins:
- the si:ch211-227n13.3 gene encoding uncharacterized protein si:ch211-227n13.3, protein MDMLDMLSQQTDYRHFEREANYHNLANFPSRQESGYYSEVNILVLREVTTKSVSMKLRRSTVLRRRRLQQREHVKGSESICVVLSDTDCGQSDSVEEIQEPVSVIRDMKPVRKSRAGSSCRVRTDDERPLAVVEAQHGTVQKISLAPGAMAEDTLEKLRFRANTSETEIESRAELEAVLDESSTDFTVESGPSSPCRPVHTVRCRECERLYTKMRKQPTPEKKSRDTDPASLSCDVWVLLKKWHPQRHRHREKGLLWTSLSRIRKLLAGSSDFAAVNRTEVNCSRPHVFQQRNLRRCKYLLSIQTNLSITKAKPRHRKRSRSVVWPPVAGWTSSVKRKPSLNNTLSQQLSPLNLSVSATQKDKPLVDDKISRLNADLKQNSEASNEQRTTNVRGKLNKQEVFDGIDGTRRALNFDDTSETVAGEAAEQRKSPRHKHKPGVNHQAQTGFQNEQQEEISEASDGFRTPTDLFSVKPKMKRGNQKKVSASGVTKPAAQKPNFMSMLATLVKNQNQIIKESCK, encoded by the exons ATGGACATGTTGGACATGTTATCACAGCAAACAGACTATCGACATTTCGAGAGAGA GGCAAATTACCACAACCTCGCTAACTTTCCTTCAAGACAAGAGTCAGGATACTACAGTGAG GTGAACATCTTGGTTCTCAGGGAGGTAACTACCAAATCTGTCTCCATGAAGCTGCGGCGCAGCACAGTCCTGAGAAGACGACGGCTTCAACAGCGAGAGCATGTGAAGGGCTCTGAGAGCATCTGTGTGGTGTTGAGTGACACCGACTGCGGTCAGTCAGACAGTGTGGAGGAAATACAGGAGCCTGTGTCTGTTATTCGTGATATGAAGCCAGTAAGGAAGAGTCGAGCTGGTTCATCATGTCGCGTGAGAACAGATGATGAGAGGCCGCTTGCTGTTGTGGAAGCACAACATGGGACGGTTCAGAAGATCTCCCTGGCTCCTGGAGCAATGGCTGAGGACACTCTAGAGAAACTCCGGTTTAGGGCTAATACCTCTGAGACCGAGATCGAGTCTCGAGCTGAGCTTGAGGCTGTTTTGGACGAATCCAGTACTGATTTCACAGTGGAATCGGGTCCCAGCTCACCCTGTCGTCCTGTCCACACTGTAAGATGCAGAGAGTGCGAGAGACTTTATACCAAGATGAGAAAACAGCCCACCCCGGAAAAGAAAAGCAGAGATACAG ATCCAGCATCTTTATCTTGTGATGTGTGGGTTCTGCTTAAGAAGTGGCACCCTCAGAGACACCGTCATCGAGAGAAGGG ATTGTTGTGGACAAGCCTGAGTCGGATCAGGAAGCTGTTAGCAGGAAGCTCAGATTTTGCAGCTGTCAACAGAACAGAAGTGAACTGCTCCAGACCTCATGTGTTTCAGCAGAG GAATTTACGTCGCTGCAAGTATCTTCTTTCCATTCAGACCAACCTGTCCATAACCAAAGCAAAGCCACGGCATCGTAAGAGGTCACGATCTGTGGTCTGGCCTCCTGTTGCTGGCTGGACATCTTCGGTGAAAAGGAAACCTTCTTTGAACAACACGTTATCTCAGCAGCTTTCTCCTCTCAACCTTAGCGTCAGTGCGACGCAGAAGGACAAACCGCTTGTAGATGACAAGATTTCAAGATTAAATGCAGATTTGAAGCAGAACTCTGAAGCCTCCAATGAACAGAGGACGACTAATGTCCGGGGCAAACTGAACAAGCAGGAAGTGTTTGATGGCATAGACGGAACACGGCGGGCGCTGAATTTCGATGACACGTCTGAAACGGTTGCTGGGGAAGCAGCCGAACAGAGGAAAAGCCCTCGGCACAAGCACAAACCTGGAGTGAATCATCAAGCTCAGACGGGGTTCCAGAATGAGCAGCAGGAAGAGATTTCCGAGGCTTCGGATGGGTTCAGGACGCCCACAGATCTGTTCAGCGTGAAGCCTAAGATGAAACGAGGGAACCAGAAGAAAGTCTCTGCCTCTGGTGTTACAAAACCTGCCGCACAGAAGCCCAACTTCATGTCCATGTTAGCCACTCTGGTGAAGAATCAGAACCAGATTATTAAAGAGTCCTGCAAATGA
- the nxph2b gene encoding neurexophilin-2b, protein MKMCQCYSALLMLCLYMVTCGAELRAAVSPLGWGESDKEESVSPYGSRSGILKSLRLFSHTSQSYSQSRETAPDPGALDLWAWLSNHTDTEGTLSRAKRRPYVKTGKFKKMFGWGDFHSNIKTVKLNLLITGKIVDHGNGTFSVYFRHNSTGLGNVSVSLVPPSKAVDFEITQQETIEVPKDNKAFNCRVEYEKTDRSKRTSICSDFPNRVCFQEQTQSHVSWLCSKPFKVICIYIDFFSADYKLVQKVCPDYNYHSDTPYTSVG, encoded by the exons ATGAAGATGTGCCAGTGTTACTCTGCCCTGCTTATGCTCTGCTTATACATG GTGACATGTGGAGCAGAGCTCAGAGCAGCTGTGTCTCCTCTGGGTTGGGGAGAGAGCGATAAGGAGGAAAGTGTCTCTCCTTACGGCTCTCGTTCAGGGATTCTCAAATCCCTGCGGCTTTTCTCCCACACGTCCCAATCTTACAGCCAGAGCCGTGAAACTGCTCCGGATCCCGGGGCACTGGATCTGTGGGCTTGGTTATCCAACCACACTGATACCGAAGGAACCCTCTCGAGGGCCAAACGTCGCCCCTATGTGAAAACGGGCAAGTTTAAGAAGATGTTTGGCTGGGGCGACTTCCATTCAAACATTAAAACGGTCAAGCTTAACCTTCTCATTACTGGGAAAATCGTAGACCATGGCAATGGAACCTTCAGCGTCTATTTCCGCCACAACTCCACCGGCCTGGGCAACGTGTCCGTCAGCCTGGTCCCGCCCTCCAAGGCTGTCGATTTTGAGATCACTCAACAGGAGACCATAGAGGTACCCAAAGACAATAAAGCCTTCAATTGTCGAGTGGAATACGAGAAGACGGACCGCAGCAAGAGGACGTCCATTTGCAGCGACTTCCCGAACAGGGTATGTTTCCAGGAACAGACCCAAAGCCATGTGTCTTGGCTTTGCTCCAAGCCCTTCAAGGTCATCTGCATCTACATCGACTTCTTCAGTGCTGACTACAAGCTAGTACAGAAGGTCTGCCCAGACTACAATTACCACAGTGACACTCCCTATACTTCTGTGGGATAG
- the LOC127968643 gene encoding speckle-type POZ protein-like B: MSRVPTPPPPGEMTSGPVAESWCYTQVKVVKFSYMWTINNFSFCREEMGEVVRSSTFSSGPNDKMKWCLRVNPKGLDDESKDYLSLYLLLVSCPKSEVRAKFKFSLLNAKREETKAMESQRAYRFVQGKDWGFKKFIRRDFLLDEANGLLPDDKLTLFCEVSVVQDSVNISGQSNTNMLKVPECQLSDDLGNLWEGSRFTDCSLFVGGQEFKAHKSILAARSPVFNAMFEHQMEESKKNRVDISDVEPDVFREMMGFIYTGRAPNLEKMADSLLAAADKYALERLKVLCEEALCNSLSVENVADILILADLHSAEQLKAQAIDFINRCSVLRQLGCKDGKNWNSNHAADIMETAGWKAMIQSHPHLVAEAFRALASAQCTPFGLPRKRLKQS; this comes from the exons ATGTCGCGGGTTCCCACACCCCCTCCCCCAGGGGAAATGACATCAGGACCTGTGGCGGAAAGCTGGTGTTATACACAG GTGAAAGTTGTGAAGTTTTCTTACATGTGGACGATTAACAACTTCAGCTTCTGTCGGGAGGAGATGGGAGAAGTCGTAAGGAGCTCGACCTTCTCCTCGGGCCCCAACGACAAGATGAAATG GTGTTTGCGAGTGAACCCAAAGGGTCTGGATGATGAGAGTAAAGATTATCTCTCTCTGTACTTATTGCTTGTCAGTTGCCCAAAAAGTGAAGTGAGAGCAAAGTTCAAGTTTTCTTTACTGAACGCCAAAAGAGAAGAAACTAAAGCCATGG AAAGCCAAAGAGCCTACCGCTTCGTCCAGGGGAAGGACTGGGGCTTCAAGAAGTTCATCAGGAGagatttcttgctggatgaagctAATGGACTTCTTCCCGATGACAAGCTCACTCTGTTCTGTGAG GTGAGTGTGGTCCAAGACTCCGTAAACATCTCTGGCCAGTCAAACACAAACATGCTGAAGGTTCCGGAGTGTCAGCTTTCCGACGACCTGGGGAACCTGTGGGAAGGATCCAGGTTCACAGACTGCAGCTTGTTCGTGGGAGGGCAAGAGTTCAAAGCGCACAAATCCATCCTGGCAG CGAGGTCACCCGTATTCAATGCCATGTTTGAACACCAAATGGAGGAGAGCAAAAAA AACCGCGTGGACATCAGCGATGTTGAACCGGATGTATTTAGGGAAATGATGGGTTTTATTTACACTGGTAGAGCTCCTAACCTGGAGAAAATGGCTGACAGTCTGTTAGCGGCTGCAGACAAG TATGCTCTGGAAAGATTAAAGGTATTATGTGAGGAGGCTCTCTGTAACAGTTTGTCTGTAGAGAATGTGGCTGACATCCTCATCCTGGCTGACCTGCACAGCGCAGAGCAGCTGAAAGCACAAGCCATAGACTTCATTAACAG ATGCAGTGTTCTTCGACAGCTGGGCTGTAAAGATGGGAAGAACTGGAATAGCAA TCATGCCGCAGACATAATGGAGACCGCCGGTTGGAAAGCGATGATTCAGTCCCATCCTCACTTAGTGGCCGAGGCTTTCCGAGCTCTCGCTTCAGCCCAGTGCACCCCTTTTGGTCTGCCTAGGAAACGGCTAAAACAGTCCTGA